The following proteins are co-located in the Malus sylvestris chromosome 13, drMalSylv7.2, whole genome shotgun sequence genome:
- the LOC126596706 gene encoding uncharacterized protein LOC126596706: MSCLALSLQPANGSDILLQTREWFPPARALVAVSSFRQTRLAFAAAKQQQLHTTKDNSHSHSDSSSDTTADSVASLGDDPLAASSGQLIVGVESRYRVVYRLVNSIYVLGVTTADHDNSINVFECIHIVNQAVSVIVTACRGVDVTPEKLSRKYAEIYMALDIVLRGVSNIRLAAMLSSMHGDGIAKMVHSALDTENKIRGAENWRAVEALSVEHEAGIVAFNNLGFELPPETIAAGDEVAASLAPVVQSEEKDQNLENEDESQAEKDPFAASEKINQPEELVSGFKKNKDPSATDLTTALATLEVTTLPPAEATQSTHIAVEGFEGEYGGIEFGNDQASLGETFEGFSDAWGGGLDASEFVGSKKVAKKEGLGGLELLQTGPDAPKTADATAGGAAAGTPLDTLVKSEMKGPEMHVVEEISAEFRESLLARVGLMGVVYLRTLPTKTSGDKETEFSFRVEGTSPVKRFIMQNSRVSSLGNGLFHVRTAASDEPLPILKYSLLPRLTPLPLRVRLVQRHTGSLLSVMIQYVSNPELPAPLTDVTFVLKLPLDPTLLKVSPKAILSRSDKELKWHIPEIPLNGSPGRLRARMPVDSNEGDGSEEIEVVAYVKFSWQGTKSLSGVCLRPASEGNTDFYEVNHRYENGLYMCN; this comes from the coding sequence ATGTCCTGCTTAGCCCTCTCTCTTCAACCCGCCAATGGATCCGACATCCTCCTCCAAACCCGAGAATGGTTCCCGCCTGCCCGGGCCCTCGTCGCCGTCTCCTCCTTCCGCCAGACCCGCCTAGCTTTCGCCGCCGCCAAGCAGCAACAACTCCACACCACCAAAGACAATTCCCACAGCCACTCTGACTCTTCCTCCGATACCACTGCCGACTCCGTCGCCTCCCTCGGCGACGACCCACTCGCAGCCTCGAGTGGCCAGCTCATCGTGGGTGTCGAATCTCGGTACCGGGTCGTCTACCGCCTCGTCAACTCCATCTACGTCCTCGGCGTCACCACCGCCGATCACGACAACTCGATCAACGTCTTCGAGTGCATCCACATCGTCAACCAGGCCGTCAGCGTCATAGTCACCGCTTGCCGCGGCGTCGATGTTACTCCGGAGAAGCTGAGTCGGAAGTACGCCGAGATCTACATGGCTCTCGACATTGTTCTGAGAGGTGTCAGCAATATTCGATTAGCGGCGATGCTTTCGTCGATGCACGGCGACGGCATTGCCAAGATGGTGCACTCGGCGTTGGACACTGAGAACAAGATCCGTGGGGCGGAGAATTGGAGAGCCGTTGAGGCGCTTTCCGTCGAACACGAGGCGGGCATTGTGGCGTTCAACAATTTAGGGTTTGAATTGCCGCCGGAGACGATCGCTGCTGGAGATGAGGTGGCGGCTAGCTTGGCGCCGGTGGTGCAGAGTGAGGAGAAGGATCAGAATTTAGAGAATGAGGACGAGAGCCAAGCTGAGAAGGACCCATTTGCGGCAAGCGAGAAGATTAATCAGCCTGAAGAGCTGGTGAGTGGGTTCAAGAAGAACAAGGATCCTTCCGCCACGGACCTAACAACAGCGCTGGCGACACTTGAAGTGACTACATTGCCTCCGGCAGAGGCGACCCAGAGTACCCATATTGCGGTGGAAGGGTTTGAAGGGGAGTATGGTGGGATTGAGTTTGGGAATGACCAAGCTTCTTTGGGTGAGACTTTTGAAGGGTTTAGTGATGCTTGGGGAGGTGGGTTGGATGCTTCTGAGTTTGTTGGATCGAAGAAGGTTGCGAAGAAAGAAGGGCTGGGCGGGCTTGAATTGTTGCAGACCGGGCCTGATGCTCCAAAAACTGCTGATGCCACTGCCGGTGGTGCAGCAGCAGGTACTCCCCTTGATACCCTTGTAAAAAGTGAAATGAAGGGTCCTGAGATGCACGTTGTGGAAGAGATCAGTGCTGAGTTTAGAGAGTCATTGCTTGCTAGAGTGGGATTAATGGGTGTTGTTTATTTGAGAACTTTGCCTACCAAAACTAGTGGTGATAAAGAGACCGAATTTTCTTTCCGGGTTGAGGGAACCAGCCCGGTTAAGAGGTTTATTATGCAGAATTCTCGCGTTAGTAGTCTGGGGAACGGATTGTTTCATGTGAGGACCGCAGCCTCCGATGAGCCTTTACCCATTTTGAAGTATAGTCTGCTGCCCAGGTTGACACCATTGCCCTTGAGGGTTCGTCTTGTGCAACGCCATACAGGAAGCTTACTTTCTGTGATGATACAGTATGTGTCAAACCCTGAGTTGCCAGCGCCTTTGACTGATGTGACATTTGTTTTAAAACTCCCACTTGATCCTACATTGTTGAAGGTATCACCAAAAGCTATATTAAGTAGGTCTGATAAAGAACTGAAATGGCATATCCCCGAGATTCCGTTGAATGGATCTCCTGGTCGGTTGAGGGCAAGGATGCCTGTGGATTCTAATGAAGGAGATGGCAGTGAGGAGATTGAAGTTGTTGCTTATGTGAAGTTTTCTTGGCAAGGAACTAAATCATTGTCTGGAGTTTGTTTGCGGccagcttccgagggtaatacAGACTTTTATGAGGTTAATCACAGGTATGAGAATGGGTTATATATGTGCAATTAA